The Musa acuminata AAA Group cultivar baxijiao chromosome BXJ1-3, Cavendish_Baxijiao_AAA, whole genome shotgun sequence genome window below encodes:
- the LOC135618963 gene encoding BTB/POZ domain and ankyrin repeat-containing protein NPR5-like has translation MEEALKSLSLDYLNLLINGQAFSDVTFSVEGRLVHAHRCILAARSLFFRRFFCGTEPPPPGLLSSPRGGAASPGATGAGVVIPVNSISYEVFLLMLQFLYSGQVSVMPQKHEPRPNCGERGCWHTHCTAAVDLALDTLAAARSFGVKQLEQITEKQLASVVEKASIEDVMKVLMASRQQDMQQLWATCSHLVAKSGLPAEVLAKHLPIDVVARIEELRLKSSLVRRSSFVGHHPHQIDVGGPAADLEDHHHKIRRMRRALDSSDVELVKLMVMGEGLNLDDAFALHYAVENCSREVVKALLELGAADVNCPAGPTGKTPLHIAAEMVCPDMVAVLLDHHADPNVRTVDGVTPLDILRTLTSDFLFKGAVPGLSHIEPNKLRLCLELVQSAALVMSREEANCGGGTGGAGNSPSSVIYPRMNPEIGACNTNSSSSSMVNLSLDSRMVYLNLGMAAQFGSKMNDGGGDESGSGRPRGGGIGPSSMYPSHAFP, from the exons ATGGAGGAAGCACTCAAGTCCCTCTCCCTGGACTACCTCAACCTGCTCATCAATGGCCAGGCCTTCAGCGACGTGACCTTCAGCGTCGAGGGCCGCCTCGTCCACGCCCACCGCTGCATCCTGGCcgcccgcagcctcttcttccgtaGGTTCTTCTGCGGCACTGAGCCGCCACCGCCGGGCCTGCTGTCGTCGCCGAGGGGCGGAGCGGCGTCCCCAGGGGCCACCGGTGCCGGCGTCGTCATCCCCGTGAACTCGATCAGCTACGAGGTGTTCCTGCTGATGCTGCAGTTCCTGTACAGCGGGCAGGTGTCCGTGATGCCGCAGAAGCACGAGCCCCGCCCTAACTGCGGCGAGCGCGGTTGCTGGCACACCCACTGCACCGCCGCCGTCGACCTCGCCCTCGACACCCTGGCCGCCGCCCGCTCCTTCGGCGTCAAGCAGCTCGAGCAGATCACCGAG AAGCAATTGGCTAGCGTGGTGGAGAAGGCATCGATCGAGGACGTGATGAAGGTTCTGATGGCTTCGCGGCAGCAAGACATGCAGCAGCTCTGGGCCACCTGCTCGCACCTGGTCGCCAAGTCGGGCCTCCCGGCGGAGGTGCTGGCGAAGCACCTCCCCATCGACGTGGTCGCTAGGATCGAAGAGCTCCGCCTCAAGTCCTCCCTCGTCCGTCGGTCCTCCTTCGTCGGTCACCACCCCCACCAGATCGATGTCGGCGGCCCCGCTGCGGACCTCGAGGACCACCACCACAAGATCCGCCGCATGCGCCGCGCCCTCGACTCCTCCGACGTGGAGCTCGTCAAGCTGATGGTCATGGGGGAGGGGCTGAACCTCGACGATGCGTTCGCCCTCCACTACGCCGTCGAGAACTGCAGCCGCGAGGTCGTTAAGGCACTTCTCGAGCTCGGCGCCGCCGACGTCAATTGCCCGGCTGGTCCAACGGGCAAGACACCGCTCCACATCGCCGCCGAGATGGTCTGCCCCGACATGGTCGCCGTCCTGCTCGACCACCACGCCGACCCCAACGTTCGCACCGTCGACGGCGTCACCCCGCTCGACATCCTCCGCACCCTCACCTCCGACTTCCTCTTCAAGGGTGCAGTGCCAGGCCTGTCGCACATCGAACCCAACAAGCTCCGCCTGTGTCTCGAGTTAGTCCAGTCCGCGGCATTGGTCATGTCCCGTGAGGAGGCCAACTGTGGAGGGGGCACCGGCGGTGCCGGAAACAGCCCGAGCTCGGTCATCTACCCACGGATGAACCCGGAAATCGGCGCTTGCAACACGAACAGCTCAAGCTCCAGCATGGTCAACCTCAGCCTGGATTCAAGAATGGTGTATCTGAATCTTGGGATGGCGGCACAATTCGGAAGCAAGATGAACGATGGCGGCGGAGACGAAAGCGGCAGCGGTAGGCCTCGAGGTGGTGGCATCGGCCCATCCTCcatgtatccttctcatgccttCCCATGA
- the LOC135618966 gene encoding conserved oligomeric Golgi complex subunit 5-like, with protein sequence MASPRILPSSPLQKLATFKDRPAPTTAASPRPPPAPDASSSPLDAFASDPVFSAFLSPDFDSARFSSQALSSGSAAALAESLQDAVHLLQGHLRSEVLARHPALLSQLASLRSAESSLAAVRSGVNALQSSLRRARQDLAEPRRVVRTHTLQLSNLHAAADLLASAARLLRLSRRLRDLVAVGPSDRLDLAKAAEMHREIELLYQERGLSGISVVEEEIRWLSETGNRLRAEAMKAVERGMDESNQNDIWCGLQVFYNLGELRSAVDTLVSKYKGVGVKSVGVALDMKTISTSSGGFGPGGVQRSGTPQIGAGKRAAEALWERMGRCMDELHRVVTAVWQLQTVLSKKRVPFTQVLFLHEVWQEGDPLLTDRVWEALVKAFASQMKSAFTASSFVKEAFTHGYPKLFSMIENLLERISRDTDVKGVLPALNPEGKEQLVATINIFQTSFLALCLSRLSDSVNSIFPVSSRGSIPSKDQISRIVLRIQEEIEVVRMHGHLMLLVLHEIGKVLLLLAERAEYQISTGPEARQVMGPATAAQIKNFSLCQHLQEIHARITSTTSSLPTIASDVLSPSLGVIYGVACDSVTSLFQAMLDRLESCILQIHDQDYGAEGMDVSMDNNASNYMDELQKCTLHFRNEFLSKLLPSSAARSETICTMLVRRMASRVLIFFIRHASLVRPLSESGKLRLARDMAELELAVGQNLFPVEQLGAPYRALRAFRPVIFLETAQLGGSSLLKDLPPSVVLHHLYSRGPDELHSPLQRNKLTPLQYSLWLDSQGEDQIWKGIKATLDDYEIKARAQGDKEFSPVYLLMLQIGSSLTENT encoded by the exons ATGGCGTCGCCGCGCATCCTCCCTTCCTCCCCGCTCCAAAAGCTTGCCACCTTCAAGGACCGCCCGGCCCCCACCACCGCCGCCTCTCCCCGACCGCCACCCGCCCCCGacgcctcctcctcccctctcgaCGCCTTCGCCTCCGACCCCGTCTTCTCCGCCTTCCTGTCCCCCGACTTCGACTCCGCCCGCTTCTCCTCCCAGGCCCTCAGCTCCGGCTCCGCCGCCGCCCTTGCCGAGTCCCTCCAGGACGCCGTCCACCTCCTTCAGGGTCACCTCCGATCCGAGGTCCTCGCCCGCCACCCCGCCCTCCTCTCCCAGCTCGCCTCCCTCCGCTCCGCCGAGTCCTCCCTCGCCGCCGTCCGCTCCGGCGTCAACGCCCTTCAGTCCTCCCTACGCCGCGCCCGCCAAGATCTCGCCGAGCCTCGCCGTGTCGTCCGCACCCACACCCTCCAGCTCTCCAACCTCCACGCCGCCGCCGACCTCCTTGCATCTGCCGCCCGCCTCTTACGCCTCTCCCGCAGGCTCCGCGATCTCGTCGCTGTGGGGCCTTCCGATCGCCTTGACCTCGCCAAGGCTGCGGAGATGCACCGTGAGATCGAGCTCCTCTACCAGGAGCGCGGCCTCTCTGGGATCTCCGTCGTCGAGGAGGAGATCCGTTGGCTCTCGGAGACCGGGAACCGGCTGCGTGCCGAGGCGATGAAGGCCGTCGAACGGGGCATGGATGAGTCCAACCAGAACGACATCTGGTGCGGCCTCCAGGTGTTCTACAACCTAGGCGAGCTCAGATCCGCTGTCGACACCCTCGTCAGCAAGTACAAGGGTGTGGGTGTCAAGAGCGTTGGCGTGGCGCTTGACATGAAGACGATCTCGACATCATCAGGGGGTTTTGGACCCGGCGGGGTGCAGAGGAGCGGGACACCGCAGATTGGGGCAGGGAAAAGGGCTGCGGAGGCTCTGTGGGAGCGGATGGGAAGGTGCATGGACGAGCTTCACAGGGTTGTGACGGCGGTGTGGCAACTTCAGACCGTGCTATCGAAGAAGAGGGTGCCATTCACGCAGGTCCTCTTCCTCCATGAGGTCTGGCAG GAGGGTGATCCTCTATTAACAGATCGGGTCTGGGAAGCACTTGTCAAAGCTTTTGCAAGCCAAATGAAATCTGCTTTCACAGCATCTAGTTTTGTCAAAGAGGCATTTACACATGGGTATCCGAAGTTGTTCTCTATGATTGAGAATCTTCTTGAAAGAATCTCAAGAGATACTGATGTTAAAGGGGTTCTACCAGCTCTCAACCCTGAAGGGAAGGAACAACTGGTTGCTACAATTAACATATTCCAGACATCATTTCTAGCTCTATGCTTAAGTCGTCTCTCAGATAGTGTAAATAGCATATTCCCTGTGTCTAGCCGTGGAAGTATTCCCTCCAAGGACCAGATCTCTAGAATTGTATTGCGTATCCAAGAAGAGATTGAAGTTGTGAGAATGCATGGGCACCTTATGCTTCTTGTTTTACATGAAATTGGCAAAGTTCTGCTCTTGTTAGCTGAGAGAGCTGAATACCAG ATATCCACTGGTCCTGAAGCTCGCCAGGTTATGGGTCCTGCAACTGCAGCCCAAATCAAGAATTTTTCCCTTTGCCAGCATCTGCAGGAGATCCATGCACGCATTACAAGCACTACATCTTCACTTCCAACCATAGCCTCAGATGTCCTGTCACCTTCGCTTGGTGTCATCTATGGAGTTGCATGTGACTCAGTAACCTCATTATTCCAAGCGATGCTTGATCGCCTGGAATCTTGCATCCTGCAAATCCATGATCAAGACTATGGAGCTGAGGGGATGGATGTGTCCATGGATAACAATGCCTCTAATTACATGGATGAGTTGCAGAAATGCACACTTCATTTCCGGAATGAGTTCCTGTCCAAACTTCTGCCTTCTTCTGCTGCTCGTTCTGAGACTATATGCACCATGCTAGTTCGCAGGATGGCTTCTCGAGTCCTAATATTCTTCATCCGACATGCTTCTCTGGTGAGGCCTCTTTCTGAGTCAGGCAAGCTGAGGTTGGCAAGGGATATGGCAGAGCTTGAGCTCGCTGTTGGCCAGAACTTGTTTCCTGTCGAGCAGCTCGGTGCACCATATCGAGCACTTCGTGCTTTCCGGCCTGTCATCTTTCTGGAGACAGCTCAGCTTGGAGGGTCTTCACTTCTCAAGGATCTGCCACCAAGTGTGGTACTCCACCACCTGTATTCTCGAGGCCCTGATGAGTTGCATTCACCATTGCAGAGGAATAAGCTTACACCTCTTCAGTACTCTCTCTGGCTTGATTCACAAGGTGAGGATCAGATTTGGAAAGGAATTAAAGCAACCCTTGATGATTATGAGATAAAGGCCAGAGCTCAAGGAGACAAGGAATTTAGTCCCGTGTATCTGCTGATGCTTCAGATTGGTTCATCATTGACTGAGAACACTTAG
- the LOC135618954 gene encoding E3 ubiquitin-protein ligase DIS1 encodes MALDATYYDDMSVNPEVIDPSKNEDMVEVSEHVNDHVQHSPKPNISVASSVRELLECPVCLNAMYPPIHQCSNGHTLCSGCKPRVHNRCPTCRHELGNIRCLALEKVAASLELPCKYQSFGCLGIYPYYCKLKHESQCIFRPYNCPYAGSECTVVGDIPYLVTHLKDDHKVDMHNGSSFNHRYVKSNPHEVENATWMLTVFSCFGQFFCLHFEAFQLGTAPVYIAFLRFMGDDNEAKNYSYSLEVGGYGRKIIWQGVPRSIRDSHRKVRDSYDGLIIQRNMALFFSGGDRKELKLRVTGRIWKEQ; translated from the exons ATGGCACTTGATGCTACTTACTATGATGATATGAGTGTCAACCCTGAGGTTATTGATCCTTCTAAAAATGAAGATATGGTGGAAGTAAGTGAGCATGTTAATGACCATGTTCAGCACTCACCAAAGCCGAATATTTCTGTTGCCAGCAGTGTGCGTGAGCTTTTAGAATGTCCTGTATGCTTAAATGCCATGTACCCTCCTATTCATCAG TGCTCAAATGGTCATACTTTATGTTCTGGATGCAAACCTAGAGTTCACAATCGATGCCCCACTTGCAGGCATGAGTTGGGTAATATAAGATGTCTCGCATTGGAGAAGGTTGCAGCATCTCTTGAATTGCCCTGCAAATATCAAAGCTTTGGTTGTTTGGGTATATATCCATACTACTGCAAACTGAAACATGAATCACAGTGCATATTTAGGCCCTACAATTGTCCCTATGCTGGATCTGAGTGCACAGTTGTTGGTGACATTCCTTATTTGGTGACTCATCTAAAAGATGATCACAAGGTCGACATGCACAATGGAAGCTCCTTCAACCACAGATATGTTAAATCTAATCCGCATGAGGTTGAAAATGCAACTTGGATGCTGACG GTTTTCAGTTGCTTTGGACAGTTCTTCTGCCTTCATTTCGAGGCATTTCAGCTGGGTACAGCCCCTGTATACATagcattcttgagatttatgggggATGATAATGAAGCTAAAAACTACAGCTATAGCCTCGAGGTTGGTGGCTATGGAAGGAAGATAATTTGGCAAGGTGTGCCTCGAAGCATAAGAGACAGCCATCGGAAGGTGAGAGACAGTTACGACGGGCTTATCATCCAGCGAAATATGGCTTTATTTTTCTCTGGAGGGGATCGGAAAGAGTTGAAGCTGAGGGTAACTGGGAGGATCTGGAAGGAACAGTGA
- the LOC135618943 gene encoding two-component response regulator ORR9-like has protein sequence MAVVAEAQFHVLAVDDSLMDRKLIERLLKTSSFQVTAVDSGSRALEVLGLSEDLTSSAAVSPAHNEIEVNLVITDYCMPGMTGYDLLKKIKGSSSLKDIPVVIMSSENVPSRINRCLEGGAEEFFLKPVQLSDMKRLRPHILKGKSKEQQLQQEETSITSNKRKARDDELSPERRRPRLSNNSLI, from the exons ATGGCTGTTGTTGCAGAAGCCCAATTCCATGTGCTGGCTGTGGATGACAGCCTCATGGACAGGAAACTCATCGAGAGGCTCCTAAAGACTTCTTCCTTCCAAG TCACCGCTGTGGATTCTGGGAGCAGGGCTCTTGAAGTCTTGGGGTTGAGCGAGGACCTCACAAGCTCCGCAGCCGTCTCTCCAGCTCACAAT GAGATCGAGGTAAATCTGGTCATAACAGATTACTGCATGCCTGGGATGACAGGGTATGACCTTCTCAAAAAGATTAAG GGTTCATCATCTTTGAAGGACATCCCAGTAGTGATCATGTCATCCGAAAATGTGCCTTCCAGGATAAACAG ATGCCTGGAAGGAGGAGCAGAAGAATTCTTCCTGAAGCCAGTGCAGCTCTCAGACATGAAAAGACTCAGGCCTCACATACTGAAGGGGAAATCAAAAGAGCAGCAGCTACAACAAGAAGAAACCAGCATCACCAGCAACAAAAGAAAAGCCAGGGATGACGAACTCTCACCAGAGAGGAGAAGACCGAGACTGTCTAATAATAGCTTGATATGA
- the LOC135636025 gene encoding zinc finger protein KNUCKLES-like: MAGKKLRMDHTEGRRGFSCQFCDRIFPSKQAFGGHQNSHRKEREAVKRAKTDVPLFPALSGINVHKLFPFSSSSNKRKYDCLGAFPENEPSKHDPTMRFEEEDRLQTTMGGSSSLMHNPSDVKNGGDQDEDEIDLTLHL, from the coding sequence ATGGCTGGTAAGAAGCTGAGGATGGATCATACTGAGGGAAGGAGGGGTTTCAGCTGTCAGTTCTGTGACAGGATATTCCCAAGCAAACAAGCATTTGGTGGTCATCAAAATAGCCATAGAAAGGAGAGAGAAGCTGTCAAAAGAGCCAAAACTGATGTGCCACTCTTTCCTGCACTCTCTGGTATAAATGTTCATAAGCTGTTCCCATTTTCTTCTTCCTCCAACAAGAGAAAGTACGACTGCCTTGGAGCATTCCCAGAAAACGAGCCTTCAAAACATGATCCTACCatgagatttgaagaagaagacagacTGCAAACAACCATGGGAGGCTCATCATCCTTGATGCATAATCCTTCTGATGTCAAGAATGGTGGAGACCAAGATGAAGATGAAATTGACCTTACTCTTCATCTTTAA